The following nucleotide sequence is from Candidatus Hydrogenedentota bacterium.
CGCGCCACAATCACGCTGAGTCCCGTCCCCGTCTGCCAAAGGGAACTAGTGCGGATCGCCACAAGGTAGCCGCGGCCTTTCTCCGGCCCGGCCGTGGGCATGGTGTCGCAGGTGCGAGGCGTTGCCCCGGCGTTGTACAGGTTGAGGTCGTACACCAGATCGGTATCGTCGCCGTCCACGTCGTATTGAACACCGTCCATCCCCCGGCCCCGGGCGTCCATGAGGTAAAGCGGTTCCCCATCATAGTAGGGTTGCGAAGGATCCAATTGCAGTTTGCCGTCCGGCTCCTCGTATCCGTCCACTATCGGCCCATGATCGCGGAAAATGGCAATCTGGTAAATTTCATCCTGAAGTGGGCCGCGGCAGACCGAGTAAGCGCGATCAGCGGCATGGGGATCTCCAATAATCGCAAAATACAATTCCACCAGGCATCGCGGCGCGGGCTTTTTCTTGGAGTAACTGAGATTGAACTGAAAAAGCAGTGCCCAGTCCTGCATCGGCACCAAACCCTGCGTATCCGGAATCAACGATTTGACTTCGAATTTGGCTGGAGACGGTTCTTCACCACTTTGCGGGTTTGAAACATTGAAAGAAAATGTCTGAGGCCCAACACGTCGCGGAATAAGAATGTTGTCAAATTCAATTTTCAACGAAACAGTAATTTTATATTCCAACGGTTTCAGAAGCGTTACCTTATTATCGTTTACTTGATAATAGGAAGGGCCAACCTCAACCCAATTAGTTATAAAACCCTCTTCACCCTCTTCACGAACAACCTCATAAACCACAAAGGTCCATTCTTTTGTGGAAAAAGGAACATCAGGGCACGTTAGAGGATCCGGATCAACAGTAAATGTCACGGTCAGAGGAGCAGGTCCGCTTTGAGGATCTACATTTATACGGTAAAGATCCGTTGCGCAATCGGCGGCTTTCGCGGTTTGCATGACGGCCATTTTACCCAAGGACGCAGTAGCGAGGGACGTCGCCGCGTTGGGCAGCGCGGCGGGCGCGGCGGATGCGACGGCGGCGGCGGCGGGGCCGGGCGTGGCCGCCGACACTTCGTGGCGCGCGCAATCCCAGAACGTCAACCCGCCCGCCACAAGGAAAACCGCCAGCCCGATTCCCAGGATAACGCCGTAATGTGTTCTCACGTTCCCTACCTCCGGCTATGCCATCGAACGGGCGCAAGCCGCGCCCAAACCGCCCGCCGCGGAATCGTTCCGCGCCGGCGCGATCCTCCGTGCACCCAAATGCTCCCGTGCAAACAACACGAGGTCCTCTACTGCCACCGTCAAACCGAAACAGCGTTCACGCGGCCTCACCGCGCAAAGACAATACGCCACAGCATCGAAACCGTTCCTTCGCCGGAACGGCGTCCATGTCCCGATGCGAGGCCTTTGCCCGATCGCGCGCGTGACTCCTCCTGTCTCTTCGGCCATGGGCCCGTTTCGGATACACCTCTTCCGTCGCGAACCCCGCACAATGCTCCAGCGTTCTTATAGCATACAAAACCCCGCGTGTCAACAAAGAAGTCCATGCAATCCGGTCTATTTCTTGAAGTTAGGCCATTCCGAGACAGCCGGAAAAGGTACAGAATTCGCTTATTTCGCATCCCCTTGACTTGGTTTCCTGAAATACGCTGATGGCGCCGATTTCATTTTTCGGATCCGATGGACAGGCTGGACCGCCTGTCCCGCGTATTCACAACGGTTTCAACGCGCCGGCAATCGAGGCCTCGTAGGGCGGGCGGAGGATGCCGCGCTCGGTGATGATGCCCGCGATCAGTCCGGCGGGCGTGACGTCGAACGCGGGATTGTAGACCTTGACGCCTTCCGGGGCGGTGCGCCTACCGAAGCCTTCGGTGATTTCTTCCGGCGCGCGTTGCTCGATGGGGATGTCGTCCCCGCGCGGGGTGGCGGGGTCAATGGTGCTGATCGGCGCGGCCACGTAAAACGGGATGCCGTGCGCGCGGCACAGCAGCGCGACGCCGTAGGTGCCGATTTTGTTCGCGGTGTCGCCGTTGGCCGCGATGCGGTCCGCGCCGACGACGGCCAGTTGCACGCGCCCCTCGCGCATGATCTGCGCCGCCATGTTGTCGCAGATGAGCGTCACGTCAATGCCTGCTTGCGCCAGTTCCCATACCGTCAACCGCGCGCCCTGCAGCAAAGGCCGCGTCTCGTCCGCATACACCTGAAACCGCGTGCCCGCCTCATGCGCGCGGTACACGACGGCCAGCGCCGTGCCGTAGCCGCCCGTGGCCAGCGCGCCCGCGTTGCAATGCGTCAGCACGCCGTCGCCGTCGTGGATCAGCGGCGCGCCGCATTCGCCGATGGCGCGCCCGATGGCAAGGTCCTCGTCCAGCATCCGCAACGCCGCCGCTTCCATGCGCGCCGCGAACGCCTCGACTGTTCGCTCGTTCGCGGCCGCGTCGGCCACGGCCTTCATCTCGTCCAGCGACTTGAACAGGTTGACCGCCGTCGGACGCGCCGTGGCCAAGAACGCGGCGGATTCATGCGCAGCCCGAACGGCCCCGGCAACCGTCCGTGGGGCCTTTTCGCGCACACCGACCAGCACGCCGAACGCCGCGCACAATCCGATGGCCGGCGCGCCGCGGACCCGCAGCGCGCGGATCGCCTCGCGCACCGACTCCAGCGTGCGCGGGTTGATCTCGACGCACGCTTCCGGCAGCCGCGTCTGATCCAGCAGAAACAACTCGCCTTCTTCCCAACGCAACGGACTAATGGGCATGGCCGGCGCCTTTCTTGTTTTGCCTTTCGGCCTTGAGCGCGTCGAGTTCGGGCTGCACGATTTTCGCGTAACATTCGGGGCAGACACCGTGCGAAAACGTCGTCGCCGAGTGAGCGGCGATATAACTCTCGATGTCCTGCCAGTAATTGCTGTCGTTGCGCACCCGTTTGCAGTAGGAACAAATCGGCAGCATGCCGCGCAGCGTTTCGATTTCCGCGATCGCCGTTTCGAGTTCGGCGACACGCCGCCGAAGGGCGAGTTCGAGGCCGAGTATCCGCCCCCCCGCGCGGATGCGCGCGCGGAGTTCGTCCTTATCGAACGGCTTTACGATGTATTCGTCCGCCCCGGCTTCGAGACCCTTGACGATGTCTTCGGTGCGATCTTTCGACGTAATCAGGATGATATAGCGGGTTTCGGGGCGCTGCCGGATCATGCGGCATAGCGTCTCGCCGTCCTTGCCGGGCATCATCCAATCCAGCAGCAACAGCGACGGCGCCCCCTCCGTCTGAAGGATATTCCACGCCTCGTCGCCATCGGCGGCGGAAACCGTCTCGTACCCCCACTTGCGCAACAGTTGCAGGAGGATCGTGCGCGAGGTGAGGTCGTCGTCGGCCACCAGCACGCGGCATGCCGGTGTTTCCGGCGGGCTGGTCCCATCGGCCATTTGGATGCCTCCTATTCCATGCCTAGGTATTCGACGCGGTTGCGCCCGGCGCTCTTGGCGCGGTACAGGGCGTCATCGGCCAGGCGAATCAGATTTTCGACGGTGAGGCCGCTGGTATCGCCCGCCGTGGCCACGCCGACACTGATGGTGACCTCTATCGCGTGCGTTTCCCACTGGATCGGCGTTTCAGAC
It contains:
- the mtnA gene encoding S-methyl-5-thioribose-1-phosphate isomerase, with translation MPISPLRWEEGELFLLDQTRLPEACVEINPRTLESVREAIRALRVRGAPAIGLCAAFGVLVGVREKAPRTVAGAVRAAHESAAFLATARPTAVNLFKSLDEMKAVADAAANERTVEAFAARMEAAALRMLDEDLAIGRAIGECGAPLIHDGDGVLTHCNAGALATGGYGTALAVVYRAHEAGTRFQVYADETRPLLQGARLTVWELAQAGIDVTLICDNMAAQIMREGRVQLAVVGADRIAANGDTANKIGTYGVALLCRAHGIPFYVAAPISTIDPATPRGDDIPIEQRAPEEITEGFGRRTAPEGVKVYNPAFDVTPAGLIAGIITERGILRPPYEASIAGALKPL
- a CDS encoding response regulator, whose amino-acid sequence is MADGTSPPETPACRVLVADDDLTSRTILLQLLRKWGYETVSAADGDEAWNILQTEGAPSLLLLDWMMPGKDGETLCRMIRQRPETRYIILITSKDRTEDIVKGLEAGADEYIVKPFDKDELRARIRAGGRILGLELALRRRVAELETAIAEIETLRGMLPICSYCKRVRNDSNYWQDIESYIAAHSATTFSHGVCPECYAKIVQPELDALKAERQNKKGAGHAH